Proteins encoded within one genomic window of Felis catus isolate Fca126 chromosome C1, F.catus_Fca126_mat1.0, whole genome shotgun sequence:
- the RHOC gene encoding rho-related GTP-binding protein RhoC, which translates to MAAIRKKLVIVGDGACGKTCLLIVFSKDQFPEVYVPTVFENYIADIEVDGKQVELALWDTAGQEDYDRLRPLSYPDTDVILMCFSIDSPDSLENIPEKWTPEVKHFCPNVPIILVGNKKDLRQDEHTRRELAKMKQEPVRSEEGRDMANRISAFGYLECSAKTKEGVREVFEMATRAGLQVRKNKRRRGCPIL; encoded by the exons ATGGCTGCAATCAGAAAGAAGCTGGTGATTGTCGGAGATGGGGCCTGTGGGAAGACCTGCCTCCTCATCGTCTTCAGCAAGGATCAGTTCCCAGAGGTCTACGTCCCCACTGTCTTTGAGAACTACATCGCAGACATAGAGGTGGACGGCAAGCAG GTGGAGCTGGCTCTGTGGGACACGGCCGGGCAGGAAGACTACGATCGCCTGCGGCCTCTCTCCTACCCGGACACTGACGTCATCCTCATGTGCTTCTCCATCGACAGCCCCGACAGCCTgg AAAACATTCCTGAGAAGTGGACCCCGGAGGTGAAGCACTTCTGCCCCAACGTGCCCATCATCCTAGTGGGGAACAAGAAGGACCTGAGGCAAGATGAGCATACGAGGAGAGAGCTGGCCAAGATGAagcag GAGCCCGTGCGATCTGAGGAGGGCCGGGACATGGCAAACCGGATCAGTGCCTTTGGCTACCTCGAGTGCTCGGCCAAGACcaaggagggggtgagggaggtaTTTGAGATGGCCACTCGGGCTGGCCTCCAGGTTCGCAAGAATAAGCGCCGGAGGGGTTGTCCCATTCTCTGA